A genomic segment from Methanolobus zinderi encodes:
- a CDS encoding pyridoxamine 5'-phosphate oxidase family protein → MSAGDLKKSLETLFTEQNLAVLASCHKNEPYTNLVAFVASADLRYIFFVTPVSTRKYSYLSSSGTASMMIDNRSNKEDDFKDAIAANANGNVIEIEKTHDVVSLYLEKHPHLRDFIKSPSSALMRMEVRSYIIASSFQNVVELKMR, encoded by the coding sequence ATGTCAGCCGGTGATCTGAAAAAAAGTCTTGAAACTTTGTTTACAGAACAGAATCTTGCAGTTCTTGCAAGTTGTCATAAAAATGAACCATATACCAATCTGGTGGCATTCGTAGCCAGTGCTGACCTCAGATATATCTTCTTTGTGACCCCTGTTTCCACAAGAAAATATTCCTATCTCAGTTCCTCCGGGACAGCATCCATGATGATAGATAACAGATCCAATAAGGAAGATGATTTCAAGGATGCAATAGCTGCAAATGCAAACGGTAACGTCATTGAGATTGAGAAAACACATGATGTCGTGTCACTTTACCTTGAAAAACACCCACATCTCAGAGATTTCATAAAATCTCCCTCTTCAGCCCTTATGAGAATGGAAGTCAGAAGCTATATTATTGCAAGCAGCTTCCAGAATGTAGTGGAGTTGAAAATGAGATGA
- a CDS encoding ATP-dependent DNA ligase has protein sequence MGSFGKLADLYSKIEKISSHKQIVETLASFLTGLEPEDVRVAAYLALGDIGPKFEDIDLGLGEKLCIRAISLAYDIPEEDVSGIFSRLGDLGDVAFKLDERKRSSVSMQDVFEQMVRIRDSSGPGSQGEKVSVLSQLLEKSTSLEAKYVVRIALGQLRLGFGEQFLIEALALAFTGDRKNAKKIDDSYNICTDIGELAGSLAEHGINSLGSFSIKPGRPVKMMLAKRVDSIEELNRKFRGEMAAEEKYDGERVQIHVDGKEIMAFSRRLENISEQFPDVIEAFHESVQSRKMVIDGEIVAYRDSNIQPFQELMQRRRKHNVEKYMEKIPVAVFCFDLIYLDGRSMLNVPYSERRRLLEKNLQETERIKLSRRIISSNLGEIQEFFDRTVDKGLEGIIIKSVSEKSIYQPGKRGWLWVKWKKEYAKGIRETFDLVVVGSYYGRGRRHGSFGALLCAVLNEEENRFETFTKVGTGFTDEDFDEMNSLLENHLIDKAPANVVISKDMEPDLYVDPSVVIEVLGSQITKSPAHTAGNDNTEKGFALRFPRFLRIRYDKGPSEATTVEEIKDMEEEFT, from the coding sequence ATGGGGTCTTTTGGGAAACTTGCAGACCTGTATTCTAAGATTGAAAAGATAAGTTCTCACAAGCAAATAGTTGAAACTCTGGCATCCTTTTTGACCGGGCTCGAGCCTGAGGATGTCAGGGTTGCCGCTTATCTTGCCCTTGGAGATATTGGTCCTAAGTTCGAGGATATCGATCTCGGACTCGGGGAAAAGCTCTGTATCAGGGCAATCTCCCTTGCATATGATATTCCAGAAGAGGATGTATCCGGTATTTTTTCCCGGCTTGGTGATCTTGGAGATGTGGCTTTCAAACTGGATGAAAGAAAGAGAAGCTCGGTGAGCATGCAGGATGTTTTTGAGCAGATGGTCAGGATAAGGGATAGCTCCGGTCCTGGCAGTCAGGGTGAAAAGGTATCTGTCCTGTCACAGCTTCTTGAGAAGTCCACATCCCTTGAGGCTAAATATGTTGTACGGATAGCCCTTGGGCAGCTAAGACTCGGATTCGGGGAGCAGTTCCTCATTGAAGCTCTGGCACTGGCCTTTACAGGCGACAGGAAGAATGCAAAAAAGATAGATGATAGCTACAACATATGCACGGATATCGGTGAACTTGCCGGATCACTTGCAGAACATGGGATCAATTCCCTTGGAAGTTTCTCAATAAAACCCGGTAGGCCTGTGAAAATGATGCTTGCAAAAAGAGTGGATAGCATTGAAGAGCTGAACAGGAAGTTCCGGGGTGAGATGGCAGCCGAGGAGAAGTATGACGGCGAGCGGGTGCAGATACATGTTGACGGGAAAGAGATCATGGCATTTTCCAGAAGACTGGAAAATATCTCAGAACAGTTTCCCGATGTGATAGAAGCCTTTCATGAAAGTGTCCAATCCCGGAAGATGGTCATCGACGGGGAGATCGTTGCATACCGGGATTCGAATATACAGCCCTTTCAGGAACTTATGCAAAGAAGAAGGAAACACAATGTAGAAAAATACATGGAAAAAATACCGGTAGCTGTTTTTTGCTTTGACCTGATCTATCTTGACGGCAGATCCATGTTAAATGTTCCGTACTCTGAAAGAAGAAGATTACTTGAGAAGAACCTGCAGGAAACAGAGAGGATAAAACTCTCACGCAGGATAATAAGTTCCAATCTGGGTGAGATACAGGAGTTTTTTGACAGAACCGTTGATAAAGGACTTGAAGGTATAATCATCAAATCAGTTTCTGAAAAATCCATATACCAGCCCGGCAAAAGGGGCTGGCTCTGGGTAAAGTGGAAAAAAGAATATGCAAAAGGTATCAGGGAAACCTTTGATCTGGTGGTTGTGGGAAGTTATTACGGAAGAGGACGAAGGCATGGATCATTCGGTGCACTCCTGTGTGCGGTATTAAATGAAGAAGAGAACCGCTTTGAGACCTTCACAAAGGTTGGGACAGGATTTACCGACGAGGATTTTGATGAGATGAACTCCTTGCTCGAAAACCATCTTATCGACAAAGCTCCTGCAAATGTAGTTATCAGTAAGGATATGGAACCTGATCTGTATGTGGACCCGTCTGTAGTCATAGAGGTACTGGGTTCGCAGATAACAAAAAGTCCGGCGCATACAGCCGGAAATGATAACACTGAAAAAGGTTTTGCGCTCAGGTTCCCGAGGTTTTTGAGGATCAGGTATGATAAGGGACCTTCAGAAGCCACGACAGTTGAGGAAATAAAGGATATGGAAGAGGAGTTTACATGA
- the polX gene encoding DNA polymerase/3'-5' exonuclease PolX, with the protein MINREIADILNEAADILEFNGVEWKPRAYRRAARKIEDLSEDIRNIYRKSGKKGLEDIPGVGSGIANHIIEYLETGRVEKFERLKEESPGGTGELVEIRGLGPKKVKKLVEELNIKTVSDLREAVEEHEIRELEGFGEKTEENILKSIILFEKSHERMLLGKAMGLAEDVLFYMQENSELEKIDYAGSLRRMKETIGDIDMLVISSDPENVMKTFVNMEDADRVESRGLTRSTVILRGGIHVDLRVVPAESYGAAMQYFTGSKDHNIAMRDLAISKGYKLSEYGLFRKDSGKMVEGADEKSIYSRLGLQYIPPELRENRGEIAAAGKNELPELLELGDIRGDLHIHTTFSEGSDSLEEMVKAAENMGYEYIAITDHSRSQRIASGMQIDELRQQWEEIDRVAGEYDIRILKGAEVDILKDGSLDYPDDILAELDIVVGSVHSGFKSPKEEMTERIVAALEHRYMDILGHPSGRLIGKRESYEADFDTVFETAVNNGKILEINAHPERLDLNDRLILKAKEYGVKFSINTDSHSTSNLSFMKFGVGQARRGWLTKDDDINTYSYDRLRQLLEDIRKRK; encoded by the coding sequence ATGATCAATCGTGAGATCGCAGATATTCTGAACGAAGCAGCGGATATTCTCGAGTTCAACGGGGTTGAATGGAAGCCCCGTGCCTACAGAAGAGCTGCAAGAAAGATCGAGGACCTGAGTGAGGATATAAGGAATATCTACCGGAAAAGTGGAAAAAAGGGACTCGAGGATATACCAGGTGTAGGAAGCGGTATTGCGAATCACATTATCGAATATCTCGAAACCGGTAGAGTTGAAAAATTTGAAAGACTCAAAGAAGAATCACCAGGTGGTACCGGCGAGCTGGTGGAGATCAGAGGGCTTGGTCCGAAGAAGGTGAAAAAGCTGGTTGAGGAGCTGAATATCAAAACAGTCTCAGATCTTCGGGAAGCGGTGGAGGAACATGAGATCAGGGAACTGGAGGGTTTCGGGGAAAAGACAGAAGAGAATATCCTCAAATCCATAATCCTGTTTGAGAAAAGTCATGAACGCATGCTTCTTGGAAAGGCCATGGGCCTGGCAGAGGATGTCCTGTTCTATATGCAGGAGAACAGTGAACTTGAGAAGATCGATTACGCGGGTTCCCTGCGCAGGATGAAGGAAACCATTGGTGATATCGATATGCTGGTAATTTCCAGTGATCCTGAAAATGTCATGAAGACTTTTGTCAACATGGAAGATGCCGACAGGGTGGAATCCAGAGGTCTTACAAGAAGTACTGTGATTCTCAGGGGAGGGATACATGTTGACCTGAGGGTGGTCCCGGCAGAAAGTTACGGGGCAGCAATGCAGTATTTTACAGGTTCGAAGGATCATAACATTGCAATGAGGGATCTTGCCATATCAAAGGGCTATAAGCTGTCAGAATACGGTCTGTTCAGGAAGGATTCCGGTAAAATGGTAGAGGGTGCGGATGAAAAAAGTATCTACTCTAGACTTGGTCTGCAGTATATCCCGCCGGAACTCAGGGAGAACAGGGGAGAGATCGCTGCTGCCGGGAAGAATGAGCTGCCGGAACTGTTAGAGCTCGGTGATATCAGGGGTGATCTGCATATCCACACGACTTTCAGTGAAGGAAGCGACAGTCTTGAGGAGATGGTAAAAGCTGCGGAAAATATGGGGTATGAGTATATTGCGATAACAGATCATTCAAGATCCCAGAGAATTGCCAGTGGTATGCAGATCGATGAACTGAGGCAGCAATGGGAGGAAATAGACAGGGTCGCAGGAGAATATGATATCCGGATTCTCAAAGGTGCCGAGGTTGACATTCTAAAAGACGGAAGCCTGGACTATCCGGATGATATCCTGGCTGAGCTGGATATTGTTGTGGGTTCTGTCCATTCTGGATTCAAGTCCCCGAAGGAGGAGATGACTGAAAGGATAGTGGCAGCACTTGAACACAGGTATATGGATATCCTGGGTCACCCATCCGGCAGGCTGATAGGTAAAAGGGAATCATATGAGGCTGATTTTGATACTGTATTTGAGACCGCAGTCAATAACGGTAAAATTCTGGAGATAAACGCCCATCCTGAAAGACTTGATTTAAACGACAGGTTAATACTAAAAGCAAAGGAGTATGGCGTAAAGTTCAGCATCAATACAGACAGCCACTCGACATCCAATCTTTCTTTCATGAAGTTCGGAGTGGGACAGGCACGCAGGGGCTGGCTCACAAAGGATGATGATATTAATACATATTCCTATGACAGGCTCAGGCAATTGCTTGAAGATATAAGAAAAAGAAAATGA
- a CDS encoding pentapeptide repeat-containing protein, which produces MEFEDEGFEEETFEGLDLTGVSFKNSKFVDCIFKNCNLSNVNLNNTKFQNVKFINCKVMGLDFSTCNDFILTIGLEDSFISYSVFSDMKFENTDFINCRINGCDFVNTGLKGASFENSDLEDSIFRNSNLSFASFRNARNYDIDPNENFLKKTKFSVPEVISLLNSFDIEIV; this is translated from the coding sequence ATGGAATTTGAGGACGAAGGATTTGAAGAGGAAACTTTTGAAGGTCTCGATCTTACAGGCGTATCCTTTAAAAATTCAAAGTTTGTGGACTGTATTTTTAAGAACTGCAATCTATCTAATGTGAATCTGAACAATACCAAATTCCAGAATGTGAAATTCATAAACTGCAAGGTCATGGGACTGGATTTTTCAACATGTAACGATTTCATACTCACGATCGGATTAGAAGATTCCTTCATCTCCTATTCCGTGTTCTCCGACATGAAATTTGAAAACACTGATTTTATCAACTGCCGGATAAATGGCTGTGATTTTGTGAACACAGGTCTTAAAGGTGCCAGTTTTGAAAATTCGGATCTTGAGGACAGCATTTTCAGGAACAGCAACCTAAGTTTTGCATCTTTCAGAAATGCAAGGAATTATGATATTGACCCCAACGAGAATTTCCTTAAAAAGACCAAATTCTCGGTTCCTGAGGTCATCTCTCTTCTGAATTCTTTTGATATTGAGATTGTTTGA
- a CDS encoding cache domain-containing protein yields the protein MVIEIGEKKSFSVFDPSIRFEHREFYEEIVSELNVIIPVCFYGEAIAVAVSENSTERDQITELMKSVENFSRQLLQITKKLFDQYYIAKEEQHESILHTTAYNKINTIDRNLLERTCDVRWWALETAFSECISFYENTKQNAVSILQILEEYPSRSEPHEPTTTEGKNASLSIADNLRNFSGLLRDGALKDFIERFKHHCLEFQGGEKDRKDLEDFLQNLVDLDSRISFACYRLEDIKNSYTLYRDLVIADSEGYIIANSNSLRRSEFLGIRVNDEDWFTRALKTHNGTEYIAQDICPSSVEEQLSLVYSTAVREDSDENGNVLGAMGIFFDFQGEAKIILDEYMPLTQAGIIQDGCYSMFTSSDGKIIASTDEDILEVGKRAHIPRNNRALADGEQVNTYMAFEGVDSAIFSSRTDGYLEYRGLGWSSHVILPKSHIFADTVQADEYYIESKELMNSNINPEINKQTYAKIQNDKNEIQLISLNGTIYASKMGKRGEQLGPIFKQITQSSNFITSKMEELLQEMAAVELQLNLRTLENFAKQAIDLIDRNLFERSADIRWWSTDEYFWKALLNPSEKEFMKASNRLKVINGSYTMYRNLVLADSNGIIKACSDTELMSELGGLDVSDHIWFQEGALTSQSNQYVVQDVMNSPLEKDKHRSLTYAGGIRENGNREGEAIGVLGILFDWDTEAKTILSTCLPKDRNGNVISGSVAVYVNRDFEVIETTDEVDFSVGSVLTLPTEVLALQSGEKVSGIFEFNDQKYIYGACRTKGYREYPGLNWIACVLRPISTNS from the coding sequence ATGGTAATTGAGATTGGTGAGAAAAAAAGTTTTAGTGTCTTTGATCCTTCAATACGTTTTGAACATCGAGAGTTCTATGAAGAAATCGTCAGTGAATTGAATGTTATTATTCCGGTATGTTTTTATGGAGAGGCCATAGCTGTTGCGGTTAGTGAGAATTCAACTGAAAGGGATCAGATCACAGAACTAATGAAAAGTGTGGAAAATTTTTCAAGACAATTATTGCAGATCACAAAGAAGCTATTTGATCAATACTATATCGCTAAAGAAGAACAACATGAATCGATTCTTCATACTACTGCCTATAATAAGATCAACACCATTGACAGGAATCTTCTGGAGCGGACTTGCGATGTGAGATGGTGGGCACTGGAAACAGCTTTTAGCGAATGTATTTCATTTTACGAAAATACCAAACAAAACGCGGTATCTATTTTGCAAATTCTGGAGGAATACCCAAGTCGGTCTGAACCTCATGAACCGACAACTACTGAGGGAAAGAATGCCTCTCTTTCAATCGCCGATAATCTCAGAAATTTTTCAGGCTTATTAAGAGATGGAGCATTAAAAGACTTTATCGAAAGATTCAAACACCATTGCCTTGAATTTCAGGGTGGTGAAAAAGATCGAAAGGATCTGGAGGATTTTTTGCAGAATCTGGTGGACCTGGATTCCAGGATCTCTTTTGCATGTTATCGGCTGGAAGATATCAAGAATTCCTATACACTTTATCGGGACCTGGTCATTGCCGATTCCGAAGGATATATCATCGCCAACTCGAACAGCCTTAGAAGATCAGAATTTTTAGGTATAAGAGTAAACGATGAAGATTGGTTTACCAGAGCTTTGAAAACCCATAACGGAACAGAATATATTGCCCAGGATATTTGTCCATCCAGCGTGGAGGAGCAGCTTTCCCTGGTATATTCGACTGCTGTTCGTGAAGACAGCGATGAGAATGGTAACGTGCTTGGAGCCATGGGCATCTTTTTTGATTTTCAGGGAGAAGCAAAGATCATCCTGGATGAGTATATGCCTTTGACTCAGGCGGGAATCATACAGGATGGCTGTTATTCGATGTTTACCAGCAGTGACGGAAAAATTATCGCCTCAACAGATGAAGACATACTCGAGGTTGGGAAAAGAGCGCATATCCCCAGAAATAACCGTGCCTTAGCTGATGGCGAACAGGTTAATACCTATATGGCTTTTGAAGGAGTCGACTCCGCTATCTTTTCATCCAGAACAGATGGATATCTGGAATATCGCGGGCTTGGCTGGAGTTCGCATGTCATTCTTCCCAAATCTCATATTTTTGCGGACACGGTTCAGGCTGATGAATATTATATCGAATCAAAGGAGTTAATGAATTCCAATATCAATCCGGAAATAAACAAGCAGACCTATGCAAAAATACAGAATGATAAAAATGAAATTCAATTGATATCGCTTAACGGGACCATATATGCCTCAAAAATGGGAAAACGTGGTGAACAGCTGGGACCAATCTTCAAACAGATAACTCAATCCAGCAATTTCATTACGTCGAAAATGGAAGAACTGCTGCAGGAAATGGCAGCCGTCGAACTGCAATTGAATTTAAGGACACTGGAAAACTTTGCCAAGCAGGCAATCGATCTGATTGACAGAAACCTCTTTGAAAGGTCGGCTGATATTCGCTGGTGGTCAACTGATGAATATTTCTGGAAAGCGCTTCTAAATCCATCTGAAAAGGAATTTATGAAAGCAAGTAATCGGCTAAAAGTTATCAATGGCAGTTATACCATGTACAGGAATCTGGTTCTGGCAGATTCGAATGGTATTATCAAAGCCTGTTCTGATACAGAATTAATGAGTGAACTTGGTGGACTTGATGTGTCTGATCATATCTGGTTCCAGGAAGGAGCCCTTACTTCACAGTCAAATCAATATGTTGTTCAGGACGTCATGAACTCCCCTCTGGAAAAGGATAAGCACCGGTCTCTGACCTATGCCGGCGGCATTCGCGAAAATGGAAACCGGGAAGGTGAAGCTATTGGAGTATTGGGCATCCTGTTCGATTGGGACACTGAAGCAAAAACGATATTGTCAACATGTCTTCCCAAGGACAGGAACGGAAATGTAATCTCCGGCAGTGTTGCTGTTTACGTTAACAGGGATTTTGAAGTAATCGAGACAACAGACGAGGTGGATTTTTCTGTTGGTTCTGTCCTTACTCTTCCGACTGAAGTTTTAGCTCTGCAGTCAGGAGAGAAGGTTTCCGGCATTTTTGAATTCAATGACCAGAAATACATCTATGGCGCATGCCGGACCAAGGGATATAGGGAATATCCGGGACTGAACTGGATTGCCTGCGTCCTCCGGCCTATTTCTACAAACTCCTGA
- a CDS encoding MarR family winged helix-turn-helix transcriptional regulator: protein MKEKREHLYVIFDNLLRIKSECSTEVFSGCQLSDISVKQIEYLKIIDEHGKVTFSGLARITSNSKPTITEMVNKFVKMDCVYRERSPDDGRMFYIRLTEKGQTIARAEEKALMQLIEKMTDSLDEREMDVLISILRKVR from the coding sequence ATGAAAGAAAAAAGAGAGCATTTGTACGTAATTTTTGATAATCTGTTGCGGATTAAAAGTGAATGCTCTACTGAGGTCTTCTCCGGATGTCAGTTGTCGGACATTAGTGTGAAGCAGATAGAATACCTGAAGATTATAGATGAACACGGAAAAGTGACATTCAGCGGTCTTGCCAGAATAACCAGCAATTCCAAACCCACGATTACGGAGATGGTCAACAAGTTCGTAAAAATGGATTGCGTGTATCGGGAAAGGTCTCCCGATGATGGCAGGATGTTCTATATACGTCTGACAGAGAAAGGACAGACGATAGCCCGCGCCGAAGAGAAAGCCCTGATGCAGTTAATTGAGAAAATGACAGATTCACTTGACGAAAGAGAAATGGATGTTCTGATAAGCATCCTGAGAAAAGTGAGATAA
- the lon gene encoding endopeptidase La, whose translation MYTQRTTDTRENKENIITPLFETVAYPGSQTKFITDKATGELLLEEVKDSGPAYAVGLTVKSGTKPAELSEETMYTTGSLLKVMMVQPADKGYMVSAKSIQRVKAVSVQNKEGVFYAEYETVPDIRDIDEELQESIRKDIKKTIHEISDRFQSSEQFVRPIEKMDSVDQIIGYVMPFIPIELKDKQDLMETVSVRERYLTFLFVLTKQKENINIQIELAKKVAEKVNKSHREAMLREQLKLIQEELNENDDPISGEGGYRERIENSAMPEDVKKKALGELKKLETGGDHNPESHVIRNYLDLLIDLPWVVEEKKSIDIEEARDVLESNHNGLEKVKERIIQHLAVMKLKSEKQGSIILFTGPPGTGKTSLGKSIADSLGREYVRASLGGVRDEAEIRGHRRTYVGSMPGRIIQGIRKAGTKNPVFILDEIDKLSASYSGDPASALLEVLDPEQNSSFSDHYLEVPYDLSEVLFIATANSLSTIPGPLLDRMEIIEISGYTRNEKLDIAKDHILPAILEDHGLDEDKLRVEDDALNMIIEKYTREAGVRGLKKQLARTARFVSEKIVSGKAQTPFVVKTDMLKEVLGKELIRQDEARKDNVPGVVTGLAWTPVGGDILFIEGTFMPGKGNLTLTGQLGDVMKESAQISRSLVRSRLATIASSFDFAANDIHIHVPSGATPKDGPSAGITLFTALASLIIDRPVDPKLAMTGEVTLSGAVLPVGGIKEKVLAAHRAGIRKVLLPEENKKDLEDVPEEVRNELEFIPVETIEEVLKEALDIDLPRPMVSFAGSNCASAHHL comes from the coding sequence ATGTATACACAAAGAACCACCGATACCAGAGAGAACAAAGAGAATATTATAACCCCTCTCTTTGAAACAGTGGCATATCCCGGAAGCCAGACAAAATTTATCACTGATAAGGCCACCGGAGAACTCCTTCTGGAAGAAGTAAAGGACAGCGGACCTGCATATGCGGTCGGACTGACTGTAAAAAGCGGTACAAAGCCTGCTGAACTTTCAGAGGAAACGATGTACACAACAGGCAGTCTTTTGAAGGTCATGATGGTACAGCCTGCCGATAAAGGATACATGGTATCTGCAAAGTCAATACAGAGGGTGAAAGCTGTCTCTGTGCAGAATAAAGAAGGAGTGTTCTACGCAGAATATGAAACGGTTCCTGATATCCGCGATATTGATGAAGAGCTGCAGGAAAGTATCAGGAAGGATATTAAAAAGACCATTCATGAGATAAGTGATCGCTTCCAGAGCTCTGAGCAGTTTGTCAGACCGATTGAAAAGATGGACTCCGTTGACCAGATCATAGGCTACGTGATGCCTTTTATCCCAATCGAGCTCAAAGACAAACAGGACCTTATGGAAACTGTCTCCGTCCGTGAACGTTACCTTACATTCCTCTTTGTGCTTACAAAGCAGAAGGAGAATATCAATATCCAGATCGAGCTTGCAAAAAAGGTTGCTGAAAAGGTGAACAAATCACACCGTGAGGCAATGCTGCGTGAACAGCTAAAGCTGATCCAGGAAGAACTTAACGAGAACGATGACCCGATTTCAGGTGAGGGAGGTTACAGGGAAAGGATCGAGAACTCGGCAATGCCTGAGGATGTTAAGAAAAAGGCACTTGGAGAGCTAAAGAAACTCGAGACCGGGGGAGATCATAACCCGGAAAGCCATGTCATCCGGAACTATCTGGATCTTCTGATCGACCTTCCGTGGGTTGTAGAGGAGAAAAAGAGCATTGACATTGAAGAAGCCCGTGATGTACTTGAAAGCAACCATAACGGACTTGAAAAGGTCAAGGAAAGGATAATCCAGCATCTTGCCGTAATGAAACTCAAGAGTGAGAAACAGGGCTCGATCATCCTGTTCACGGGACCACCGGGCACCGGAAAAACAAGCCTTGGAAAAAGCATTGCCGATTCCCTTGGAAGAGAGTATGTCCGTGCAAGCCTTGGAGGTGTCAGGGATGAAGCTGAGATCAGGGGTCACAGGAGAACCTATGTAGGATCCATGCCCGGAAGGATCATACAGGGTATAAGGAAGGCAGGTACCAAGAATCCGGTCTTCATTCTCGATGAGATAGACAAGCTTTCAGCTTCCTATTCAGGTGACCCTGCAAGTGCCCTTCTGGAAGTCCTTGATCCTGAACAGAACAGTTCATTCTCGGACCACTATCTGGAAGTTCCCTACGACCTGTCAGAGGTATTGTTCATAGCAACAGCAAACTCCCTGTCAACCATACCGGGACCACTTCTTGACAGAATGGAAATTATCGAGATATCAGGCTACACCAGAAATGAGAAGCTTGATATCGCAAAGGACCACATACTCCCGGCGATACTGGAGGATCACGGGCTTGATGAGGATAAGCTCAGGGTAGAAGACGACGCTCTTAACATGATCATTGAAAAGTACACCCGTGAAGCAGGTGTCAGGGGACTCAAGAAGCAACTTGCAAGAACTGCAAGGTTCGTGTCCGAAAAGATCGTATCAGGAAAAGCTCAAACACCTTTCGTGGTAAAGACGGATATGCTCAAGGAGGTACTCGGTAAGGAGCTGATCAGACAGGATGAGGCCAGAAAGGATAACGTACCGGGTGTTGTCACAGGACTTGCCTGGACACCTGTGGGCGGAGATATCCTCTTTATAGAAGGTACCTTCATGCCCGGAAAGGGTAACCTGACACTGACGGGCCAGCTTGGTGATGTGATGAAGGAGTCGGCGCAGATCTCCCGGAGTCTGGTCAGGTCAAGGCTTGCAACTATCGCAAGCAGCTTTGATTTCGCTGCCAACGATATCCATATACACGTACCGTCAGGTGCTACTCCGAAGGACGGTCCTTCTGCGGGCATAACTCTCTTTACGGCGCTGGCGTCCCTGATCATAGACAGGCCTGTTGATCCAAAACTTGCCATGACAGGCGAGGTAACGCTGAGTGGTGCCGTACTGCCTGTTGGAGGTATCAAGGAAAAAGTGCTTGCAGCACACAGAGCGGGTATCAGAAAGGTGCTTCTGCCAGAGGAGAACAAGAAGGATCTGGAAGATGTACCGGAGGAAGTCAGGAATGAGCTTGAATTCATACCTGTGGAAACCATTGAAGAGGTTCTGAAAGAGGCTCTTGATATTGATCTGCCAAGGCCGATGGTATCATTTGCCGGAAGTAACTGTGCTTCTGCACACCATCTCTGA
- a CDS encoding chloride channel protein: MSEDFDLRSREYWLRMFWGLFLGLISAMGAFIFIGLMNAGQSLILPDLTDWTPFSGSWLMVVIMTSIGFLVGLVHHYSSATELDVFEAVDEGRMDPKPVPSSLLASLLSLISGFSLGPEVPTGMLSAGLGTWISDRRKMDTGTTRTNVLSSVSSAYSGLFSSPFAVLLMLFESRHQQNLVYYGTLLIAAISGVVGFSLFYWLGGDSFSLLLDLLAPPSYDLRIWHLAAAVLLGILAVPFGLLFPIMNKILSRLVMPLNGQPILRSTVGGLLLGLLSVALPTTVGLGTNEMVTVTQQAAEIGVFLLIIFALAKLLALSGALSFGFIGGPIFPLLFVGSSVGSAIHLIFPQLPLGLALGCMIVAVPASIVPIPVSLAVIGIVIIGISLTNALPVLVAALVAFSVTHGLLIKKEEKTESSFPTQE, encoded by the coding sequence ATGTCAGAGGATTTTGATCTTAGATCCAGGGAATACTGGCTGCGCATGTTCTGGGGTCTGTTCTTAGGATTGATCAGTGCCATGGGAGCATTTATTTTCATCGGCCTAATGAACGCTGGACAGAGCCTGATCCTGCCTGATCTTACGGACTGGACCCCGTTTTCAGGATCCTGGCTAATGGTAGTCATCATGACATCTATAGGGTTTCTGGTAGGTCTGGTCCATCATTACAGTTCGGCGACAGAACTCGACGTATTTGAGGCCGTGGATGAAGGTCGTATGGATCCAAAACCTGTACCCTCTTCACTACTGGCATCACTGTTATCACTTATAAGCGGTTTCAGTCTCGGACCTGAAGTCCCCACAGGTATGCTCTCAGCTGGTCTTGGAACCTGGATATCTGACCGACGCAAGATGGACACCGGAACAACACGGACCAATGTCCTCAGTTCAGTCTCATCTGCCTACAGCGGCCTGTTTTCGTCACCATTCGCGGTACTATTGATGCTTTTTGAATCCAGACATCAGCAGAATCTGGTCTACTATGGAACCCTGCTGATCGCTGCAATCTCCGGAGTTGTTGGTTTCAGTCTCTTTTACTGGCTGGGCGGGGATTCATTTTCACTACTACTGGATCTTCTGGCACCACCCTCATATGATCTGAGGATCTGGCATCTGGCAGCAGCGGTTCTGTTAGGCATCCTGGCAGTTCCCTTTGGCCTGCTCTTCCCGATAATGAACAAGATCCTGAGTCGGCTTGTGATGCCACTTAACGGGCAGCCCATATTACGCAGTACAGTAGGCGGACTGCTGCTTGGACTGCTGTCCGTGGCATTGCCTACAACTGTCGGCCTGGGTACAAATGAAATGGTCACCGTCACTCAACAGGCAGCAGAGATCGGAGTATTTCTTCTAATTATATTCGCCCTGGCAAAATTGCTGGCCCTGAGCGGGGCACTATCATTCGGTTTTATAGGAGGGCCAATTTTCCCACTCCTGTTTGTCGGATCATCTGTTGGATCGGCCATACATTTGATATTTCCACAGCTTCCGCTGGGCCTGGCCCTGGGTTGTATGATAGTCGCAGTGCCTGCATCCATTGTACCAATACCGGTGTCACTGGCAGTTATAGGAATTGTGATAATAGGAATATCTCTGACAAATGCACTTCCGGTCCTGGTCGCAGCACTTGTGGCCTTCAGTGTCACACACGGACTGCTGATCAAAAAAGAAGAAAAAACAGAATCATCATTTCCCACACAAGAATGA